The nucleotide sequence CGCACCCGTTTTCAAGGAACGAAACAGCGCTTTCTCTGCACCCAAAACCTGCATGGTACTGGCTGGGCGACGCGCAAGATTTTGCAGTCCACCAGCTATGGAGATTAAACGTGCACCCAACAAAGAACCGACAATGGCTTTGATGTTGGGGGCGATTTCGTCCATGGTGTTATCCAAGTAGGCTTCCATGTTTTCGCGCAGCTTGTACATGTCAAAAACATTTTTGCTCAACGCCTGAATCTGGTTAAGGTCAACTTCGGCGGTGTCGGCGCCCATGGAGGATTCAGCGATGCGGCTAATCTGCTCCACTTTATTTTTGGGCAAATCCTCTTTTTGGAGGGCAACGGCGGTAAAGTTTTCCTTGGAACCCAAGTCCAAGACTAATCTGGCGTAGGTTTCGTGTTTCTCAACTAGCCTGTCGAGTTCGGGGAAGTGGACGCCGTACCATTCGCGTAGGCGACCCATGAACAGGTTTAGGGTGCGGTCGAGGTCGTCTAGGGTTTGGATGGCTTGGGCTACGATGAGGTCGCGTTTTTCGGTTTCGCCTTTGACTTGGAGTTTGGCGAGTTCCATGGTTACGTTGCGTGTCCACAGGGCAAGTTCTTGGGCGTCTTTTACGAACCCCACAGCCACGGCTAAGTTTTGCGAGTTAGCGCGTATCGCCTCTGCCTGTTTGGGCGTGGCTACTTCAGTTTGGATGCCCAGTTGAGTTTTGGTTTGCTCTGCTAGCTGGGCGTTCTCAAAAAACAAGGTGTCATAGCCAAGGGTTTGAAGAGAAGAAACCAAGTTTTCAATGTCGCTTGTGAGTTTTCCCGATTCAAGCTTTGAAATTATTTTCGCGGCAGCTTGCGCACGCTTAGGAAACAGGGCTTTCTCAACAACTTGACCTTGCTCACCAAAAGCCACCAATCCAAAGGGAAACTGCACTATAGATGATTTCATTACGTGATGTCACCGTTACTAAACTGGTATATTGCACGCAATGTCTTAATAAATAGATTTGCATCCCAACCCCCATCTGCAACGCGAAACAAGGAGTTATTGGGTCTGACTTGTGTTTTGGTCTTCGGGCGTTGTTGGTTGTTCTTTGTGAGGGGTGGTGAGGACGGCTTTGACTTTGTTGGTGATTATGGGTCCTAAGCCGTTGACGGTTTTGCTCCAGTCGTCTATGTTTATGAGGGCGTTTTGTGGGGTTTGGTAGGATTTGAGGATGGCGGTGGCTTTTTCTCTGCCGATGTTGGGTAGGCTGGCTATGAAGTAAAGTTGTGATTCAGAGATGGTGTCGAGTTTTTTGCAGGCGTGAACGATGGGGCTGCGTTTTTCTACGATTTGTTCTTGGCGCGCGGCGACGTAGAGGAAGTCAACGGTTTCTTTGTAGCTGTTGGTGTTGACCATGGCGACCCCGTTTTTGGCTAGGTTGAACATGGCGCCCCAGACGGCTACGGGCTGGATTTTGCTGAACTTGTAAATCATGGGCAGGTAGCCTTCGATGAGCAGCAGTGATTTGGGGTAGGCTTCTTTGAGGCGAAAAATCTGCTCGAAAAGGTACCTGCGAGTAAGCGTGTAGACAAAGTCGCTAACGGTTTTGCGTTCCACTGCACATTGGTCACTTAAGATGTAGTCGCCTTTCTCCAACGCCTGAGCCTTAACCACGGCACCTCGCTCCCGCAACCCCTTAACAACCTTCGCCGCGCTAGTAGCTTCACGGCTATCCACAATGATCGTTGGAGCTTCCTCACCATTCTTCTTTGGTTTGACAAAGGGGATTAGGGTTTCAGTGCCAGACATGCATTTTTCACCTGTGCGTGCCAAGTTAAGCTCAAGCTTGAATCTTATTTCATTTTCGTTTCTAACCACCTGTGCAAGGCAAAGCAGCAAAGACATGCAGCTCATAGGGGGTTTAGAAAAAGTTTTTGTCAAGAATTCTCTACAAACAAGTTTTTATCTAAAATCACAAAAATTATGCATCAGGGTGTTAACATGAAAAAAGGGTTAGTAACAGCTTTCTCGATTTTAATAATTTTTGGCGGATTATGCGCTTCCAGTTTAACTGAAATTGCCTCAGCTCAAGAAGAAAGGTTCAAAGTTTCAGGGTACATCGTGGATGAAAACGGCAACGGAATCGCAGGCGCACACATCATTTTTTGTGTGCCGGACATTGTCCCCAGCGTCTACTCAAGCGTTACGGGTTACTATGAAATGTCTGCACCCGCAGGCGTCTACCATATGGACGTTTGGCCACCTTTTGATTCCCATTACATCTACTATGACGAACCAACGCTTGCAGTAAACGCGGACATGACCAAAAACGTCACCCTGCCCACAGGATACAAACTGTCAGGCTACATAACTGACGCCAAAGGAACCCCCGTACGAAACGCCCTTATCTTCCTTGACGGCTACTTTACAGGCTGGTTCTCCAACTACCAAGGCTACTACTTCACAACAGCCCCAGAAGGCACCTACACCCTAACAATCCGACCAAGAGCAGGATACAGCCACATAACCCCCCAAACAGAATACAACTTCACACTAAACAGCGACAGCACAAAAGACATCACCCTCACCTCAATAACAACCCACCCAACACCCACCCCCACAGCAACGCCAACCCCCACACCTGTCCCAACACCTTCCCCAACCCCCACAACTACACCAGCACCCACAACCACGCCAACCCCAACACCTACAAACACCACAGAACCAACACCAACGCCAGATACCACGTCAACTCCTGAGCCAACAACATCTGACGCGCCTATGCCTACACCAACACCCACAGAGACAACAACAGCTACCCCCACACCTACGCCTACGCCTGCGATGTCACCTAGCCCTACTCCTGTCGAGACGGTGGCTCCTTCACCTTCTTCAACGGGGGTCATATCCTTTGGCAATACGGGCGTGTTTTTTGTTGAATCCAACAGCACCGTTTCCGAGTTAGCTTTCAACAGCACCAGCTCTGAACTCAGCTTCACCGTCAGCGGACCATCAGGAACCACAGGCTACGTAGACTTAACCGTCGCTAAAACCCTCATACCAAACCCGCAAAACATCAAAGTCTACCTCGACGGCAAACAACTCTACTACGAAGCAAAATCCACAGACGACGCCTGGATACTCTCCTTCACCTACCAACACAGCACCCACCAAGTCGTTGTAGATGTAGCAGACAGCCAAATCCGTAGCCCAGAACAGACAGTTCCGCTTCTTGACTTACACACCGCCATAGCCCTAACAGCAGTAAACGTCACCGCAATTTGCGCAGCAGTCATCTACCTAAAAAAACAAAAACCCCGTAGCTAACCCCTCTTTTCGGTTACGCCTTAATTTGCCAATTAAGAAACCAAGAACAGGTGGGGTTTACTGTTTGTTTGCAGGGGGTGCACAATTTTTCTTTTGTCAGAGAAATTCAACAGATAGCTTTTTAGCCGAACTATCGAAACGGATAGCGGGTGTGTGGGAAACTATAGAACCAGTCAGAATGAGGTTTTTTGCGGGGGTTCTTTTGTGTATATTGCTCTTTTTGTCTGCCTCAGTATTTGTCCATGCACAAGCATCAGAAGATAGTTGGTCCATGTTTCGCCATGATTCTAGCCATTTGGGCTTTGGAGCAGCTAATAGTTCAGCAAACTCTGCCGAGCTTTTGTGGACGTACACGACCTATCGGATGGTGCAGTCTTCACCTGCGGTCGCTAACGGATTGGTGGTTGTAGGCTGCAGAGATGGCAATGTTTACTGTTTCAACGCCTCCGATGGAGACCCCCTGTGGACTTATAGGGTAAGAGAGGAAGTTTGGTCATCACCTGCCATTTGTGAGGAACGGGTTTATGTGGGCGCTGATGATGGCGGAGTTTATTGTTTTGATTTGTTTTCAGGGGAGGTTTTGTGGAGGGCTTCTGCTGGCGGTAAGGTAAGGTCTTCTCCAGCAATTGCAGACGGGCGTGTGTATGTTGGTTCTGGGGGCGGTGGAGTGTTTTGTTTTGACGCTTTGGATGGAGCTCAAATCTGGAATTACCCGCTTTCCTGCAAGGTGGACTCCTCGCCTGCGGTCTGCAAGGAGGTAGTTTATTTTGCGGCGGACGATTTTCATGTTTACGCGCTTGATGCATCAACGGGGGACAGGCTTTGGCGCAGTCATCTTGGAAGCACCACCTCTTCGCCTAGCGTACACGACGGTTATGTCTACGTGGGTTCAATCGAAGGGTACGTTTACGCCTTAAACGCGACAACAAGCACTGTGCTTTGGAAGTACCAAACAAACGAGTGCGTACAGTCCTCACCTGCCGTAGCATATGGCTGCGTTTACGTAGGCTGCAACGACAACAACCTCTACTGCCTAAACGCCACAGACGGCAAAAAAATCTGGCAAAGCCCCACAGGATACTGGATTCAATCTTCCCCCGCCGTAGCAGACGGCAACGTATACGTCGGCTCTTACGACTACAACATCTACTGCTTCAATGCATCCACAGGCACAGAAAAATGGAGTTATCCCACGGGCAATTTTGTGGAATCTTCCCCTGCCGTTGCTGAGGGGGTTGTTTATATTGGCTCTGATGACAGTTTGGTCTACGCTCTTGCCTTAAGCAATTCACCTATTGACCCTGCATCACCAATAGCCGCAAACGCTATGCCGTGGACAACCGTCGTGTTTGATCTGATTTTTTGCAGTGTAGCTGCGGTGAGCAGTTTTGCGGTGGGGTATTATCTTGTTTGCTCAAACAAGCAGGCTAAACAAGTAGCAGACCAGAAAAAGGGCAACTGGCTTAACCAGAAAATCTCATGGTTTTCAGCGCACCCCAACGCCCTGTATCTTTTGGCGATTCTGGCGTTTTCCACGGTTTTTTTCATCAATTTAGGCAATGAGCCGTTGTGGTTTGATGACGAGCAAACCTATTCTCAGTGGGCATTTCACATGATTAAAGAGGGGGATTATTTGACGCCGTGGGCGTTTGGGGATGTATCTTTTTGGATAAGTAAGCCGCCGCTTGCCATGTGGCTTATGTCGTTTAACTACCAAGTCTTAGGCGTCAACAATTTTGCCCTCCGACTCTGGAGCCCCATATTCTCCACGCTCTCCTTGATTATAATCTTCTATCTAGGACGCAACCTCTACAACGCGAAGGTAGGCTTCCTATCAGCAATTGTTTTGGGGACGTTTGCCATGTTTTTCTCGTTTGCACGCCACGCCATGACCGATGCACCCTTAATCTTTTTCATGTTAGCTAGCCTGTATTTTCTGCTGCTTAGTGAGAAACAAAAAAACCGCGGCTTCTACACGGTTTTAAGCGGCGTATTTTTTGGGTTAGCTTTGATGACTAAACAGTTTGAAGCTCTGCTGCTGCCCATGATTGTGTTTGCATATTTTGTTGCTACAAAGAAAAACCTGCGTTTTCTGGTAACAAAACCGTTTACCCGTTTTTTGGCGGTTGGTTTTCTGGTTTTTGCTCCTTGGGTTTTGTATATGGTTTTCACTTTTGGACCTGAATTTTGGGAGACCCATTTCCTGTACAGCGTTGTTGCAAGAACTATGAACCCTCTCGAAGGGCACAACGGCGGTTACCTCTTCTACGTTAACTACCTTATCAGCCATGAAAACCCATTATGGATAGCGTTGCTGCCTTTTGCTTTGGGACTTTGCGCATACAAAGCAGTTTTCAAAAAGTCAAAAGAAAACACCCTGATTCTCCTCTGGGCAATAACCGTACTTGCAGTATTCACATTTGTCCAAACCAAACTGTACTGGTACATCCTACCCGCCCTACCCGCCTTCGCCCTCGCCATAGCCAACCTCATATACCAACTCGCCCAAAAACTCAAATTCAAATATCAACAACCTCTTAAATCCAAAAACGGCTAAACCAAACTGCCCCTAACCAAAGCCACTTTAGGAAAATAGACAGGCGCAGCACAAAAAGAAAAGAGGAGAAAGGGGGTCATTTGGGTTTTGGGGTTTTTGTTAGCATTAAGGGGAGTCCTATGAAGAAGAAGATTAGGCACCACAGGTAGGGGTTGTGGGGGACGATGAGTTCGAACCATGCGGAGCGGTGGGTGGCGAAGCCTCCGGCGTTGAAGTAGACGAGTATGGCGAAGATGAAGTATGCTCCAAAGGCGGTGCTGGTTGCGGCTACGTGTTTGGGGTTTAGTTTTGTGGCGGGGTTTTGGATGGTGGGGTAAGTGGTTTTGAGGGCGTAGAAAGCGACCACGAGCAGGAAGATGGAGGAGGAGACAAAGCCTGCGGTGTTCATGGAGTCAAGGAGCAAATCAGTGCCCCAAGTCGCAAGCATACCCGTCCACTGCATGGCAGAGTTAAACCAGAAAACCACAAACAAATACGCCACCGCCACAACGCAACCCCACTTAAGCATCTGCCCAAAAGAGTCATGCAAAACCACCCCACGCAGCTTCAACAGGACAGGCGGCAAAACCAAAACCATCGCCAAACAAGCAATGCCCGCTACGAAGAAAACTTCAGGCACAGGCGTTACTTCAAAGTACCAGACTTCGCCGTTGGTGGAGGGGAAAATCAAGCCCAGCCAAACGGTGGGGATTAAGAGCAAAAAGTATCCTGCCTCCAGCAGCAGTGCCCAACCGATTTTTCCCTTGATTTTAGAAAAAACCGCGTTACCGCCTCTCCAGTACGCAAACGCCGCGTAAAGCGCCAAGAAACTAGCTAACCAACGCAGTATGCCCCCAACAGTGCCGCCTAGTTCGCTACCGTAAAAAGTTGCTGCCCACCATGGTGCCCCCAACATCTCCGAGTAGATGCCAAAGTTTGCAATCAAATCGATGCTAAAGAGGGTGCTTTGGTATATTTCGTATTGAGTCCACACGAAAAAGGCGCAGACTCCAATTAGGACTAGAAAACTGGGGGTTTTAATTGAAGGGGTGTAGTCTGAGGGTTTGTTCAAGTAGACACCGTTTTGTTTGTGTGTGGGGGAGTTCTAATTATTCGCTGTGGAACAAAATGTTCCGTCGTGGGAACAGCAGGGTTGGTTGTTTCAGAATTTTGTCGTGGTTGTTGTGGAAAACTGCAGTGGATTTTAGGAAAATCAGGTTTTCGCAAAAATAGCAGTAAGTAAAGCGTCGAACACTGCTGTTTTTAGGCGAAAAAAAAAGAGTAAAACCAAACGCGCAGGCGAACATGAGTCTTTGAAATAAACAGACATTTCAAATACCGCCCTGAGGATGGTTTATTATGTTGCCTAAGCCGTTTACGCCTGAGTTGATTGCCCCTTGTGGCATGAATTGTGGGCTTTGTGTTAGGTATTTGCCTTATGCATGTGGGCTTTCAAAAGAGCAAGCTAAGAGGGGGCAGTGTGTTGGTTGCCGTGCACGGGGCAAAAACTGCGCGTTCATCAAACGCAACTGCAAGAAAGTGGGCACACAGCAAATTCAATTCTGCTATGAATGTGACGAGATGCCCTGCGAGAAGCTAAAGCGGCTGGATAAGGGATACCAGAAACGCTACAGCATGAGCATGATAGCAAACCTCACAACCATACGTGATAAGGGCATGCAAGAGTTTCTAAAAAAGCAGCAAGCCAAGTACCGTTGCCCAAACTGCGGCGGAACCATCTGCATACACAACCAAAAATGCTACAGCTGCAACTAAACAACCCAACCCTGAACGTGCGGGCTAGATGTTTAGTTTAAGCCATGTTTTGAGTTTGGCGCTTGTAAGTGAGGTTAAGCTGGTGACAGATAAAGTGCCGATGAGGATGATGTTTGCAAGGGTTATCCACTGAGGGTTGTAGATTATGTGCAATGTAATGGCGAGGGCAAAGTATGCTGCGATGCAGCCGAGCAGGAACTGTAGGGGATGTAGGAATTTTTTGGCTTTGTAGGCGGCGGTTTTTAGTTTGGTGAGTAGGCGCGCGGAGGTTTTGCAGACATCAGGCAAGTCATCTATGATAAGCGCTAAGCCGCCTAGCAAAAAGAATCGGCCCGCGTTAACCGCAACGTTAGTCGTGTCTATAAGAAAAAGGTTGAAAATGGAAACGGAAGTAAAGAACACGACAAACAAAATGGCTAACCCTGAAACTATGAAGCCGTAAACGTAATGGTGAAACCAAAGCCTGCCAGTGTGAACCTTGCCCAAACACGCCGAAGGAAAAATATTCACCACGGCACCCAAAATAACCAGCCAAAACAGGTTCGCATCCACCAAAAACGGCTCATACGGACGCCAAAACGGATAAGCCCGATAAAACCCAGAGAGAATACCCACTGCACAAGCAATCGTAAGCAACGCATTAAAGATTAACACAACACTAGAAATTTTTCGCCCGTAGACCACAACGGTATGGAGCTTTTGCTTCGCCATTCCAGTAGACGCTCCCAATTTGCGTGTAAACCACGCCGTTTATGTCTGTCGGCACAGCCCTATTATTCTGTTACGGTAAACTACCCAGAAAACAACGAAAGTAGACCCCCTCCCCCTATCGTTTCTGCATACAAATAAAAATAGCATCCAAATAGGTTGGTGTTTGCGGCGGGTTTTTGAACGGGTTTTGGATATCGTAATATATGTTGAAGGTCTAAGGGGTTGTAGTAGAGAGCGTTTTGGTATGCGAAGAGTTAAGACGGCGCGGAGTTATGTTCAGGTTCAGATGCGTAAGAAAGCGTTGAATGCGTTTTTGTGTGTGCTCGTTGTTGTTGCGGTGGTTTTGTCTGTTTTGGCTAAGCTGTTTTTGACGCGTACGTTGGGGGTTTTGGAGCAGGGGCTTTTGCTGTTTTGTGTAGCGCCTCTTTTGGGTTTTTACTATTACTTGGGGGAGTACCGCGTTTACCGGGGCGGTTTGGAAGGGGAGAAGCAGGTAACCAAACGGCTCAACAGCACGTTAAGTGATGATTACTATTTGCTTAACGGGGTTTCCCTTAAAGGCAGCCGTTCAGATATTGACCACATCGTGGTTGGACCCAACGGCGTTTTTGTTATAGAAACTAAGAACTGGAGCGGCAGCATAAGCTGCAAAGGTGACAACTGGCAACGCCAAAACAGCCACATAAACGCAAGCCCAAGCAAACAAACCAAAGCTAACGCCGACAAAATCAAAGACATCCTCAACGCCTCCACATCAATCAGACGCCACGGAGTCTGGGTCGAAGGCATACTCGTCTTCACCAACACCAACGCCAACACAAAACTCAACCTAAAAAACCCAACCACACCCACCCTACAACTACACCAACTCCCAAACCACATAACCAACTACAAAAACCACAACCCCTACACCCAAAAACAACAACAGCAAATCATCAAACAAATCCAAAAACAAACCCAATAACCAGAAAATGGCTCCTCTGCACTTTGGATGCGCTTAAGTATCCAAGTGAAAGAGAATCGGTATATTGTGTGGTACTTGCATGAGGAGTATTGGCGAGGTTAAAGCCAAGTTGTAGTCACTAAGCCTGTTTTGATAAGTCGAGAAAACAGCAAGAAGTGTCGGCAAACACTAAAACTGCTAATAGGAGAGCTCTTACAAGGATAAAGAGTCTTCTCTGCCCGCGGCGTGTGCGGTATCCATAAATTTGTAATTCGCATTATGTGAGATTTGTTCGTTAGGAGTTGATTTGGTTTGAAGTATGAGATTAAGTATAAGCCATCTTATTCTATGCTTGTTGTGAATTTGGATCAGGGTGAAACCATAACGGCGGAGTCGGGTGCCATGACGTATATGTCGCCCACTATTGAAGCGCGTACGCGTAAACGTGAACGTAGCCTGCTTGGGACTTTGGGTCTGAAGCTTATCGGCGGACAGAGCTTTTGGGTCAACGATTACACCTCCACGCAGGGCACGTCTGAAGTAGCGTTCGTAGCAGCGCCCGTGGGTGACATAGCTCGGTTAGACGTCAAACAAGGCAAAGGATACGTCATCCAAAAAGCCGCCTACATAGCCAGCACCCAAAACGTAGATTTAGACGTCAAATGGGAAGGCTTCACCAAAGGACTCTTCGGGCAAGGACTGTTCATGCTGCGCGTTTCAGGAAACGGAGACCTCTTCATCAACACGTTTGGAGCCATCGACACCCACATCTTGAAAGCAGGCGAAACCCTCATCGTCGACAACTTCCACCTCGTAGGCTTTAGCGACACCTGCAGCTACAAAGTCACCAAATTCGGCGGCTTCAAAGAAACCATCCTAGGCGGCGAAGGCTTCGTCACACAAATAACCGGACCAGGCGAAATCTACATCCAAACCAAGAACCTACGCGAATTCGTAGACTGGATCTGGACCCTACTCGAACCCCGCGTACAATCCCGCTCCCGCTAAACCACCAAACAGATTTCTTCTTTTCTTTTTTTGTTTTAACGTTCTAGGTTGAATTGTCGGTCAGGCATTTCTTTTGGTGGGTATTCGCCTAGGAGCATGCGTTCTTCGCCTTTGTGGCTAAGCACTACGGGCTGGAGTTTTTGCGCCACTTCTAGAGCGGTTTCAAGTTTGCTGCTTTGCTCGGCGTAGACTTCAAAGAGCACATCGCCCTTGTTTACGGCGTCCCCGATTTTAGCTTTAAGCAGCAGCCCTGCACCTTTTGCTTTGGGAGTCCCTGCCGCCCGCGCTACCTGCACGATACCATCAGTTTTTATCCAAAGCACCCTGCCTGTTTCCTGCGCATACACAGGGGCATGTCTGGCTCCTACGGGGAGGTCTTCGGGTTTGATTTTAGGGTCGCCGCCTTGGGCTTCGATGATTTCACGCAGTTTGGCTTCGGCTTTGCCTGAGGATATGAGGTCTTCGGCTTGGGCGCGTCCGTTTTTGACGCCGACCATTTCAAAAAGCATGCCTGCAAGGCTCACGGCTTTTTCGCGCACATCCCATGGACCTTCACCCATCAAAGTCTGCAAGGCTTCACGTGCCTCCAACGCGGGACCAATTCCAGAACCCAACGGTTGCTCACCAAACGTCACGGCGCAGCGCACCTGCAAACCCAAATGGTTACCCAAATGCACAAAATCTGAAGCCAACGTATACGCCTCCGAAGGCGTCTTGATTTTCGCGCCCATCCCCGTGGGTATATCAATAGCTACATGCGTGGCACCCATAGCAGTTTTTTTGCTCATGATCGAGGGTAACAGTAAAGGGTCAATGCCCAAGGGGTACTCAACTTGGATGAACAAATCATCAGCTGGAGCTAGTTCGAGGGCGCCGCCCCAAACAAGGCAGCCGTTGGTTTTTTTGACGACGCTTCGGATTTCGTCGATGCCTAGGTGTACGGGGCATAGTGTTTCGACACGGTCGGCGGTTCCTGCGGGGGAGGTTACGGCGCGGGAGCTGGTTTTGGGTATGGTGTAGCC is from Candidatus Bathyarchaeota archaeon and encodes:
- a CDS encoding DUF3795 domain-containing protein, which produces MLPKPFTPELIAPCGMNCGLCVRYLPYACGLSKEQAKRGQCVGCRARGKNCAFIKRNCKKVGTQQIQFCYECDEMPCEKLKRLDKGYQKRYSMSMIANLTTIRDKGMQEFLKKQQAKYRCPNCGGTICIHNQKCYSCN
- a CDS encoding NERD domain-containing protein, translated to MRRVKTARSYVQVQMRKKALNAFLCVLVVVAVVLSVLAKLFLTRTLGVLEQGLLLFCVAPLLGFYYYLGEYRVYRGGLEGEKQVTKRLNSTLSDDYYLLNGVSLKGSRSDIDHIVVGPNGVFVIETKNWSGSISCKGDNWQRQNSHINASPSKQTKANADKIKDILNASTSIRRHGVWVEGILVFTNTNANTKLNLKNPTTPTLQLHQLPNHITNYKNHNPYTQKQQQQIIKQIQKQTQ
- a CDS encoding AMP phosphorylase, with the translated sequence MELIAGLLYITAGGKRIAIIDQETANTLGVHSSDRIRLRYCDKEIIAIANVAAGYPADRIWLYAEIPQALGVKDGETLDVELAPIPESLVHVRAKLRGQRLQEHDLTTIVQDVVERHLSDIEISAFLTALKIYGLNMSETQALSRAMIDTGERLSFGKAPILDKHSIGGIPGDKTSILVVPIIAAAGYTIPKTSSRAVTSPAGTADRVETLCPVHLGIDEIRSVVKKTNGCLVWGGALELAPADDLFIQVEYPLGIDPLLLPSIMSKKTAMGATHVAIDIPTGMGAKIKTPSEAYTLASDFVHLGNHLGLQVRCAVTFGEQPLGSGIGPALEAREALQTLMGEGPWDVREKAVSLAGMLFEMVGVKNGRAQAEDLISSGKAEAKLREIIEAQGGDPKIKPEDLPVGARHAPVYAQETGRVLWIKTDGIVQVARAAGTPKAKGAGLLLKAKIGDAVNKGDVLFEVYAEQSSKLETALEVAQKLQPVVLSHKGEERMLLGEYPPKEMPDRQFNLER
- a CDS encoding PQQ-binding-like beta-propeller repeat protein — protein: MFRHDSSHLGFGAANSSANSAELLWTYTTYRMVQSSPAVANGLVVVGCRDGNVYCFNASDGDPLWTYRVREEVWSSPAICEERVYVGADDGGVYCFDLFSGEVLWRASAGGKVRSSPAIADGRVYVGSGGGGVFCFDALDGAQIWNYPLSCKVDSSPAVCKEVVYFAADDFHVYALDASTGDRLWRSHLGSTTSSPSVHDGYVYVGSIEGYVYALNATTSTVLWKYQTNECVQSSPAVAYGCVYVGCNDNNLYCLNATDGKKIWQSPTGYWIQSSPAVADGNVYVGSYDYNIYCFNASTGTEKWSYPTGNFVESSPAVAEGVVYIGSDDSLVYALALSNSPIDPASPIAANAMPWTTVVFDLIFCSVAAVSSFAVGYYLVCSNKQAKQVADQKKGNWLNQKISWFSAHPNALYLLAILAFSTVFFINLGNEPLWFDDEQTYSQWAFHMIKEGDYLTPWAFGDVSFWISKPPLAMWLMSFNYQVLGVNNFALRLWSPIFSTLSLIIIFYLGRNLYNAKVGFLSAIVLGTFAMFFSFARHAMTDAPLIFFMLASLYFLLLSEKQKNRGFYTVLSGVFFGLALMTKQFEALLLPMIVFAYFVATKKNLRFLVTKPFTRFLAVGFLVFAPWVLYMVFTFGPEFWETHFLYSVVARTMNPLEGHNGGYLFYVNYLISHENPLWIALLPFALGLCAYKAVFKKSKENTLILLWAITVLAVFTFVQTKLYWYILPALPAFALAIANLIYQLAQKLKFKYQQPLKSKNG
- a CDS encoding C/D box methylation guide ribonucleoprotein complex aNOP56 subunit (functions along with aFIB and aL7a; guides 2'-O-methylation of ribose to specific sites in RNAs), which produces MKSSIVQFPFGLVAFGEQGQVVEKALFPKRAQAAAKIISKLESGKLTSDIENLVSSLQTLGYDTLFFENAQLAEQTKTQLGIQTEVATPKQAEAIRANSQNLAVAVGFVKDAQELALWTRNVTMELAKLQVKGETEKRDLIVAQAIQTLDDLDRTLNLFMGRLREWYGVHFPELDRLVEKHETYARLVLDLGSKENFTAVALQKEDLPKNKVEQISRIAESSMGADTAEVDLNQIQALSKNVFDMYKLRENMEAYLDNTMDEIAPNIKAIVGSLLGARLISIAGGLQNLARRPASTMQVLGAEKALFRSLKTGARPPKHGLIFQHTLIHDAKRWQRGKIARAVAGKLSIAARIDAFGGQYAGKKLKADLNRRIEEIHQKYPEPPPVQEQKPAEQRPREQRRDFKDRKSFRGGGDKRRNFRRGGDGGRDRKWRKNKRANKS
- a CDS encoding TIGR00266 family protein codes for the protein MKYEIKYKPSYSMLVVNLDQGETITAESGAMTYMSPTIEARTRKRERSLLGTLGLKLIGGQSFWVNDYTSTQGTSEVAFVAAPVGDIARLDVKQGKGYVIQKAAYIASTQNVDLDVKWEGFTKGLFGQGLFMLRVSGNGDLFINTFGAIDTHILKAGETLIVDNFHLVGFSDTCSYKVTKFGGFKETILGGEGFVTQITGPGEIYIQTKNLREFVDWIWTLLEPRVQSRSR
- a CDS encoding carboxypeptidase-like regulatory domain-containing protein, which codes for MKKGLVTAFSILIIFGGLCASSLTEIASAQEERFKVSGYIVDENGNGIAGAHIIFCVPDIVPSVYSSVTGYYEMSAPAGVYHMDVWPPFDSHYIYYDEPTLAVNADMTKNVTLPTGYKLSGYITDAKGTPVRNALIFLDGYFTGWFSNYQGYYFTTAPEGTYTLTIRPRAGYSHITPQTEYNFTLNSDSTKDITLTSITTHPTPTPTATPTPTPVPTPSPTPTTTPAPTTTPTPTPTNTTEPTPTPDTTSTPEPTTSDAPMPTPTPTETTTATPTPTPTPAMSPSPTPVETVAPSPSSTGVISFGNTGVFFVESNSTVSELAFNSTSSELSFTVSGPSGTTGYVDLTVAKTLIPNPQNIKVYLDGKQLYYEAKSTDDAWILSFTYQHSTHQVVVDVADSQIRSPEQTVPLLDLHTAIALTAVNVTAICAAVIYLKKQKPRS